CTGTTCCAAGCAGGAGCCCAGCTACAAGGAAGATGATGGGTGCCCAACTTCTTTGTTAAATACATGCGATGATAACAGTAGCGTGACATTTGGAGAGAAAGCAGAAACTGTGAGAAGCCACCTCGCCGCACCCTGGCTGCAAGGGCCCATTGCTTATTTTGCCTCATAATAGTCTCTGCATTTTGCAAAAAATCCAGAGAGTCCCCTTAACAGCATTTGGGAGGATTTACTTACCCACTTGGCACTGTGGGTAAACTGACGAAATTAAACTCCAGAGTATTGGTCACTGGGTCTGCCAAAAAGGATTCGATTCCGCCAACGACCTATTATTGTTACTAATcaccatctcctcccctcccccccagcccaCGGCTCTGGTCAGATCCCCGCCTCCCACCCGCAGCACGCCTGGATACTTGTTGCTTTGCTCGCAGCCAGCGCTCACCTGGTCGGCGCCGGGAAGGCGCTGCGGGGCCACACGGAACAAGATGCAGAGGGGCAGCGCAGCGAGCGCTGAGTAACCCCAGATGAAAGTCAGCAGCGCAGCCTGCGTCCGCCGCCCCGGGCCGCTCAAACCGCGCCGCAGGCGCACGATGCACACCATGCGCTCCAGGCTGACGGCGGCCAGCGTGAGGATCGTGACGCTGCCGCTTATGGTCATCACGTAGAAGAGCAGGTGGCAGACGACGGGCCCCAGCAGCCAGGCCTCAGTCCAGCGCACGACGAGCACTAGAGGGATGGCGCTGGTGAAGAGCAAATCCGCGCAGAAGAGGTTGAGCACTAGGCTGGCTGTCGCCCCACGGCGCCGACGGCGCGCCACCAGCACCAGGGCACACACGTTACCCAGCAGTGAGACCACAAAGATGAGCCCCAAAACGGTGGTCTCCACGACGCTCAACACCAACCGGTGGTCGCCCTTGACGTCCgagaagaaagggaagtgggTGCGATTGACTTGGTCCAGGGTGCGCGAGGGGCCAGGGCCCGTCGTCCTCTGAGCACACTCAGGGAACATGCCGGGCGCCCGGCCGCCCGCCGCTGTCTGCGAGAGCGCTCATCTGCGAGGTAACTGAAAGCCAAggcagggaaagagggagggaggaggttgcGACACCtcccctctgtccccctccctcccgAGTTGCCCAGGCTCTGGGTGTAGGAGCTGAGTCCAGGGCGCACCGGAACGAGGAAGTGCCTGGCAACACTGACCCGAACACCGTGGGTGGGGATGTGGCCACCAAGGCAGAGGCCTCAGACCCTTGGGCAGTCTGAGTGCTCTTAAGCCAGGAAATTAGAGAACCTCTGCCTCCCTGTcgctctcccaccccacccccacctcccacccccgccCTCGCCTTCTTCATCTTTCATGGACACTGATTATTGAAAGCCTATTTAGCTAACCCTGATTGAAGAGTGTCAGAGTTGAACTTGGGAAATAGTGTGGACCAGTGTAGTTCAGAATGCTCTAAAGAGACCTGTAGGTAGGAGGTTGATCCCAAAACAACTTGTAATGGGCCAGTGTTTATTTGACTTTGGGGTGAATTGATCTCCTTGtatacctgtttgtttgtttgtttgcgttTGCAAAATAGGAAGAATTACTTTGCCTGAGAATGTGGTTCTTTGGGTAGCGCACACACCTAGTGTGTGGgcggccctgggtttgatgctcagtagggaaatgcagggaggggtgagagggaggaggaggggagggagagaggtcagGTGCACAGTCAAACTGTGAATGTGCCTCCTCAGGCTCCCAGTGTGAGGAGCACTTGACAGTCTGATTCCCTTAGAGAAGAAATCTGAGCCTCAGTGAAAATGATTTATCTAAGGTGGCCTTTGGTGACTAATAAAAGTTCCTGGCCCCTCGGGCTTCCTTCTTGCCTTTACACCACCCACCATTGCTTTCTGGTTTCCTTTTCTAGACAATGAGATAATGAGACAGTTAAAAGTGTGTTTGGGGCTTGAGGTCTGGAGACCACTTCTCTAAGTACCTATGACCTCATGCCTGTCCCTTTGCCAATCCCCCAGGCCTCCCCTTCTGCCTATTCTGCCTGGTGGTTGTCTCGGGGTATTTTTGAAGAACAGCATGTGCCTTTTTGACGTGGTACCTGGAAATGCATGCATGTGCGCCTCTGCTTAACACCCGAGTGTGAGTCCAGGTACAGGATGTGACTTCTAACATGAGGTGCAGATCCTATGTCAGTGGGAGAGAGGTTCAGCTCGAGGTTTGATTAGCTTCAAGTGGGAAAGTGGAACTGGTGGGGGCTGGGCACTGctggaaaagacaaaaaagagtCAAATGAAGGAACCTCAGAGATGGGATTTTAGGAACTGTCTGATTGGGGTCAAGTGACATTAGTTCTGTGCAGAgaacaggagagggagggaggaatggagagtgagggagggagggagggaagaaaggagagagatcaGAAGGGACACCTGAAAGGAACACTTACATTCTATGTTATAAAAGCACACTCATATTCTGTATTGTAATAAAGGAATCACCTGACGAATAGTTAATGATTTGTTTGTGCTGAGTGAACTATTTCACAGCAGCCCAGATGCCGCTGGAGGAGCTCAAGGTGGATATGAGCAGAAACTCAGCATCTCATGAGCTGCCTGAGCCCACACAGCTCCAGAGTGAGAGAAACTGGCTGAGCTCCTGACCAGAGGAGCTAGACTGGGCTTTGTTCCCCCGAATCTCTATATGATCTGCTGGCCAACACATTTCTAGGTTGTGCATTCACTGTCTTCCCAGACTGCCAGCTCTCAGGATAACCCAGAGCTTCAAAAGATTCCCTTCTTGTTGGAATCTGCAAGTCTAATTAACCAACTAGGGTGGTGTGTCTGGACTAGAAGGACTTCACTATCAATATGCTCTGGGGTTCTGCCAGTGGTGAAATGATTTGGGCAGAGACTCCTAAACCTTCTCCACTCCTATAACCTCTGTGTGCTCCTAGACCAAAGAACTACTTTACCTAAGACTGACCGTCCCACTACAGTGGCAACCTGCTGGAATGGGTGCACCTTTGGAACCCTAACCCACAAAATCAGGCATCGGATTGGGAGCTGCCTGCCTTATCTTCTATATATAATGCTTTTgggttctctctcctctttatcACAGTAACTCTTGAACATCCTGCTTCCTAAAGATGTGAGGCTATGGTTGGTAACCtacagattccctggagctagctGTGTGTGCAGAACGTAACATGCTGGCAACACCCCCTCCCTGAGATCCCTGAGTACCAATGGTCGCTAGTTAGGAGCACAGGCTTAGACACTAGTCTGCTGGGACCACAGTCCTGACCACATAATTCATTGTGTGATTTTGGGCTTCTTCGTTCTTCACTGCCCCGATATATGAGAATGGAATGATGACAAGGTGAGATCACATAAGGTTTGGGAAGATCAAGTGAAGTTTCTATGTATGTTGTATTTAGCATGAGAGTCAAACAGGAGATTTAGGTTTAACTCTCTGTTCAACACAGTATATGAACTTATGAGTTGATGAAGCCACCACCTTCTCTAACAGTCTCAGCTTCTGAAATTATCATCTGAACCCCCTTCACTCCAAGTCACTCAGGTTTGGAGGATAAATTAAGTGGTTTGCAGCCTGAacggtgatttgaatgaaaatggcttctATAGGCTCATAGAGTTGAATGCTGGATTCTCAGGTGGcggaactatttgggaagaatCAGGgggcgtggtcttgttggagaaggtgtgtcactgagggtcaTTAAGAGTTCAAAAGTCCAGGACATTTTCCTGAGTCTTTTTGTGTCAATATGTAAGCTGTAGCTGCTGCTCTCGTGCCAAGCCTGCTTCCCTCTGCCATTCTTTCTGCTAGGATGGCTGCTGAATCTGTAAGCAAGTCTCCCAGTAAATTCCTTGTATCCATTGCCtttgtcatgatgtctctttacagcaatagaaaagtgactTAGACACTTACTTGCATAAAAACCACCTTGCCCTCTTCACGCTTATGAGCACATTTGAGTTTCCTATAAGAAGAGTCACTGTGCTTGGAATCATGGCGTTCTCCCTCCCAGAGTCCTTGCTTGTGTACTGCTTAATGGCACATAACAGTCCATGTTCAATGGCTGGAATAAAATACTGAGACTGGGTATGATAGCTCAGTTTTCAACAAGAAAAGTCCAAGGTTAGGCAGTCCCGCCTATCCAGCCTCTGGTGAAAGCGTCTGGTGGGTGGCATCATGACGGCAGTGACAATTTCAGAAGCTATCACGTGGCAAGGCCAGGAGCCAGAGCTGATCTGTAGTTGGGATTGAGCCTTTACAACTCATTCTCACCGAAACAAACCGGGGGTCTCACAACTTCACAGGTCAGATTTGCCCATgacctagacagggtttcttgtgtagcacttgctgtcctagaagtcactctgtagaccaggctggcctcgaactcagaaatctgcctgtctttgcctcccaagtgctgggattaaaggcttgcgccaccactgactGACTTCACTTTCCATTCTTAAAGTCTCCATAACTTTAGTACTACTGCACTAGGGCTAAAGTCCCAATGCATGACACTTTGGAGAATACATGGAAACTATAGTAAAAATATAGCACCAGGCTATGAAGGgtagggcaggggcagggggtgtTTACTGAATTCCAGGGACATGGAAGCCAGTGATGCTATTGACTATTTACAAGGCACACAAAAGCCCCTGCAACAAAGAACCGATGACACCCATGTGTAGTGGTacctacctgtaactccagctcttgggaggctgaagcatcCTAATgattgaattcaaggctagcGTGGGCTGCACCGTAAGCCACCACCCACCTCTCTGCACTTGTCTAGCCCCAGCAGTGCTAAGATTGAGaaactgtcctgaaacttggCAAGATCACTTCCTACTGTCTGCTCTGCGGTGGAATGTCATTTAGTGGTGAAAGCCTAATGGATTGTCATTTTTGTTATGAAAGTTTCACTACCAGATCTGGGAACCCTTAACTCACCTTCTTCCCCCCACCCTCCGTTTGCACTGTGGCATTAGCCATACATGCTGTGAAGTCAGTCCCCCTCATGCACACAGCTCTGTAGAGTCACCAGGGCATCTCCCCCTTCTGTAGACACCCAGACCAGGAAACCGTGGGCTGAATGTCAGCTGATTGCTCACGGCCATCAGTTACTCTTAGCAGGCTCCTGTGCTTCTCCCACTCTTGGGCGGAACCATGGAAACAAGGCAGGGGCCCACCAAGTGTAAATATGGACAGTAGGTTTCTGAGCCAAAGGGAAGGCCAGCGTCGGGGACAACTTCTGTTCCTCTTTATCTCACATTTATAACCaagcaggaggaagggacagaagggacTTTCTCTGGCCatggttttatttctcttcttgCAAAAATTCTATCGAGTTCATGTGGAAATGCTTGTGGTtctcgctgtctctctctctttctcgacTGATCCTCCTGTCTACACTTCCACCCCCCTCTCCCTGTGCTATTCTACGAGTGTGAAATACCACTCAAGGCCTTGTTCATCAAAGATTGCATAGGTTTCTTGAAGAAGGCACAGTGACTGCTGAGAGTGTGTACCTGGGGATAGCCCAGGTGGTAGAGTGCTAGCCTGGTACACAGGAGAACCTgggtacataaacatatatatatgtgtagcTCGGCATTTTGAGAGGGGGAGGCACGAGGGTCAGAAGATAAGGGTTATACAAGACGacttagtgagttcaaggccagcctgggttatatatatgagacccagtctcaaaagacaaaaacagaagtACACTACCCTaatggaggaggcaggaggaatcTACCTTGGAGtgcaagatctctctctctctctctctctctctctctctctctctctctctctctctctctctctctttctctctctctctctctctctgggcctAGGATCCTAAGAAGATGGAGTgttgaaggaagaagggaaggagaaaatttTTCAGAGGGCAGACCCCTCTACCTTCTGCTCCGCAATAGATCCTGACTTTGCAAGGGGAAAGACAGGCACACCGCAGAGATGGAAGCGCCCAGGCGAGAAAAAGCACACAAAGTGATTGCTCCTGTGGGCCTCAGGCCTGTGCCTTCATACCTAACACGAAAGCAGTGGTGCTCCACCTGTGGGCTGCAACCCCTTTGGGGTCGCATTATCAGAgatcctgcatatcagacattCATATGGTGATTcgtaacagtaacaaaattacagttaagcaTCAGCAAGGAGACAGGGTTCTGactgagggtcaccacaacatgaggaactgtcctagagggtcacagcatcaggaaggaaagaaatccaGGTAGAAACTGAAACATAAAAAGGCTCCACCCGAAGTGATGCACTACCACTTTCTGAATTATTCACAGGTGAGGGGCCAGGGCAGGGATGGCAAATGCAATAGCTGATCTAAGCAAGCTCCAGGGGCAGCTAGCACACCAGCTCTTTGCACATGTTAGATACAGAACCTGTTCTGAGAAGACCTGTTGGGAAGAGGCATCGTTCCTTCAGGGTTGACTCAGCAGAGGCTCTAGGTTGGCAAGCAGGGCTTACACCTGTACAAGCAGTCCCTAGGTTGCTATTTTCTGCAAGGTACAATTCATACACTGGATAGAGGTGGCTCAGCCTTCTTGCTGAT
This portion of the Apodemus sylvaticus chromosome 1, mApoSyl1.1, whole genome shotgun sequence genome encodes:
- the Ffar4 gene encoding free fatty acid receptor 4 isoform X1, translating into MFPECAQRTTGPGPSRTLDQVNRTHFPFFSDVKGDHRLVLSVVETTVLGLIFVVSLLGNVCALVLVARRRRRGATASLVLNLFCADLLFTSAIPLVLVVRWTEAWLLGPVVCHLLFYVMTISGSVTILTLAAVSLERMVCIVRLRRGLSGPGRRTQAALLTFIWGYSALAALPLCILFRVAPQRLPGADQEIPICTLDWPNRIGEISWDVFFVTLNFLVPGLVIVISYSKILQITKASRKRLTLSLAYSESHQIRVSQQDYRLFRTLFLLMVSFFIMWSPIIITILLILIQNFRQDLVIWPSLFFWVMAFTFANSALNPILYNMSLFRNEWRKIFCCCFFPEKGAIFTDTSVRRNDLSVISS
- the Ffar4 gene encoding free fatty acid receptor 4 isoform X2, which produces MFPECAQRTTGPGPSRTLDQVNRTHFPFFSDVKGDHRLVLSVVETTVLGLIFVVSLLGNVCALVLVARRRRRGATASLVLNLFCADLLFTSAIPLVLVVRWTEAWLLGPVVCHLLFYVMTISGSVTILTLAAVSLERMVCIVRLRRGLSGPGRRTQAALLTFIWGYSALAALPLCILFRVAPQRLPGADQITKASRKRLTLSLAYSESHQIRVSQQDYRLFRTLFLLMVSFFIMWSPIIITILLILIQNFRQDLVIWPSLFFWVMAFTFANSALNPILYNMSLFRNEWRKIFCCCFFPEKGAIFTDTSVRRNDLSVISS